A single genomic interval of uncultured Sphaerochaeta sp. harbors:
- the yqeC gene encoding selenium cofactor biosynthesis protein YqeC — protein sequence MATLITSLQKHFQGSESCICITGSGGKTTALIQLANAYAAEMKRVLVSTTTKVLYPENRDYYCDRYLWDEDVFSYQCKKGERVFYARRGPIKAEAPPTEDLARLKEHYDVLLLEADGARGMGLKLHCDRDPVVPEFTTATLAIASFSVFGKRLSEHCFGCEALPDRLIDEETYSFLLTHPEGIQKGMKGVRAILFNQAERTDWSKIENIRRSFPDLPLFFGSLEENILIERKIP from the coding sequence ATGGCGACATTGATTACATCCCTGCAGAAGCACTTTCAAGGTAGTGAAAGCTGTATCTGCATTACGGGAAGTGGGGGGAAAACCACTGCTTTGATACAGCTTGCAAATGCGTACGCAGCTGAGATGAAGCGGGTTCTTGTCTCCACCACTACGAAAGTACTGTATCCTGAAAACAGGGACTATTACTGCGACCGCTACTTGTGGGATGAGGATGTGTTCTCATACCAATGCAAGAAGGGTGAGCGGGTTTTCTACGCAAGACGAGGGCCCATCAAGGCAGAAGCACCGCCTACCGAAGACCTCGCACGTTTGAAAGAACACTATGATGTACTCTTGCTGGAAGCAGATGGAGCTCGCGGTATGGGTCTGAAGTTACATTGTGATCGTGATCCAGTGGTACCGGAATTTACTACCGCTACCTTGGCAATTGCTTCTTTTTCCGTCTTCGGCAAGAGACTCAGTGAACACTGCTTCGGATGTGAAGCCCTACCTGACCGTCTTATCGATGAAGAGACCTACTCCTTCTTGCTTACCCATCCAGAAGGCATTCAGAAGGGCATGAAGGGTGTTCGCGCTATACTTTTTAACCAAGCAGAGAGAACCGACTGGAGCAAGATCGAGAACATTCGAAGATCGTTCCCAGATTTGCCTTTGTTTTTCGGTTCACTCGAAGAAAATATTCTTATAGAAAGGAAAATACCATGA
- the yqeB gene encoding selenium-dependent molybdenum cofactor biosynthesis protein YqeB, whose protein sequence is MKVFNNRSGQSLKHKANKMIVVRGGGDLATGVILRLFRAGYYVVVLETEQPTVIRRTVSIAQAMYSDTITIEGVKASRCNDLKDAYAKMDAGIIPVLADPKGEQIKRIKPVCVVDAIMAKKNIGTTITDAPLVIALGPGFVAKQDCDLVIETMRGHSLARILSEGSAMPNTGTPGVIAGYDKERVLHSPAEGIFSSDHQIGDLVKQGEVIAKVGEVDVIATIDGKLRGLLNNGLKVPEHFKIADIDPRGAHADHTTVSEKAMAIGGAVLEAVDGFLSRA, encoded by the coding sequence ATGAAGGTTTTCAACAACCGTAGTGGGCAGAGCCTCAAGCACAAGGCAAACAAGATGATCGTGGTCCGAGGTGGAGGCGACCTGGCTACGGGGGTCATTCTCCGTCTCTTCAGAGCAGGATACTATGTCGTGGTACTGGAAACTGAACAGCCAACGGTTATCAGGAGAACTGTCAGCATCGCACAGGCAATGTACAGTGATACAATAACCATAGAGGGAGTGAAAGCATCCCGCTGCAATGACCTGAAGGATGCCTATGCAAAGATGGATGCAGGCATCATACCCGTCCTGGCAGACCCGAAGGGTGAACAGATCAAGAGAATAAAACCGGTCTGTGTAGTGGATGCCATCATGGCCAAGAAGAATATCGGCACCACGATCACTGACGCTCCACTGGTAATCGCCCTTGGTCCTGGGTTTGTGGCAAAACAGGATTGTGATCTGGTCATCGAGACCATGAGGGGACATAGTCTTGCAAGGATCCTGAGTGAAGGTTCAGCAATGCCCAATACCGGAACCCCAGGGGTCATCGCAGGGTATGACAAAGAACGGGTGCTCCACAGCCCTGCTGAGGGAATCTTCTCCAGTGACCATCAAATCGGCGATCTGGTGAAGCAAGGTGAGGTAATTGCCAAGGTTGGTGAGGTGGATGTCATTGCAACCATTGATGGTAAGCTCAGGGGCTTGCTGAACAATGGGCTGAAGGTTCCGGAGCACTTCAAGATTGCTGATATCGACCCACGTGGCGCGCATGCTGACCATACCACGGTAAGCGAAAAAGCCATGGCAATCGGAGGTGCTGTTCTGGAAGCAGTAGACGGATTCCTCAGCAGAGCATAA
- the cysS gene encoding cysteine--tRNA ligase, with protein MPVFLYNTMSRGLEAFEPIHDKEVGLYSCGPTVYNYAHIGNLRTFLFEDLLKRTLLVSGFKVNHVMNITDVGHLTGDGDEGEDKIEKMASQTHRSVWEIAQFYTDAFFKDYDSLNMIRPSVVCKATDHIQQMIDLIKRLEESGHTYVSGGNVYFSIDSIPDYGKLARLDLDSLKTAVRDDVSSDDNKKNPKDFVLWFTKSKHGEQAMMWDSPWGKGFPGWHIECSAMSMHYLGESFDIHCGGIDAIPVHHTNEIAQSEAATGKQWVKYWMHGEFLLDETGKMSKSKGEFLTLDLLKRKGYDAMDYRYYCLGGHYRSQLKFSFEALDTARKARRNVVDRIQVMLKDGAKEVSLKSEKALQYKETFLEHLQHDLGSPRGLADLWGVLKDEELDGDEKYSLIMFFDQVFGLDLASVELPKEESFPPKALALLEKRLQAKKEKNWPLADSLRSELDAMGYLVKDTPTGSSLEKKM; from the coding sequence ATGCCTGTCTTTCTCTATAATACCATGAGTCGTGGTTTGGAAGCATTTGAACCAATACACGATAAGGAAGTAGGTCTCTACTCATGTGGGCCTACCGTATATAACTATGCACATATCGGAAATCTGAGGACCTTCCTGTTTGAGGACCTGCTCAAGCGCACCCTGCTTGTCTCTGGTTTCAAGGTGAACCATGTCATGAATATCACAGACGTCGGGCACTTGACCGGAGATGGGGATGAAGGTGAGGACAAGATTGAAAAGATGGCAAGCCAGACCCATAGGAGTGTCTGGGAGATTGCCCAGTTCTATACCGATGCATTCTTCAAGGATTATGACTCCTTGAATATGATTCGACCCAGTGTAGTCTGCAAGGCAACAGACCATATCCAGCAGATGATCGATCTGATCAAGAGGCTGGAGGAGAGCGGGCATACCTATGTCAGTGGAGGCAATGTCTATTTCAGCATCGATTCAATTCCCGACTACGGTAAACTGGCTCGCCTCGATCTCGATTCCCTCAAGACCGCTGTTCGTGATGATGTAAGCAGTGATGACAACAAGAAAAATCCCAAGGATTTCGTTCTCTGGTTCACCAAGAGTAAACATGGGGAGCAGGCGATGATGTGGGATTCCCCATGGGGAAAGGGCTTTCCCGGTTGGCATATTGAGTGCTCCGCGATGAGCATGCACTACCTGGGGGAGTCGTTTGACATCCATTGTGGTGGAATTGATGCAATTCCCGTTCATCACACCAATGAGATTGCACAGAGTGAGGCTGCAACCGGCAAGCAGTGGGTTAAGTACTGGATGCATGGTGAATTCCTCCTGGATGAGACTGGGAAGATGAGCAAGAGCAAGGGGGAATTCCTTACCCTTGATTTGCTGAAGCGCAAGGGCTACGATGCAATGGATTACCGTTATTACTGTTTGGGTGGCCATTACCGCAGTCAGCTGAAGTTCAGCTTTGAAGCGCTCGATACTGCTCGTAAGGCTCGACGGAATGTAGTGGATCGTATCCAGGTTATGCTGAAGGACGGTGCCAAGGAAGTCTCCCTAAAGAGTGAAAAAGCTCTGCAATACAAAGAGACCTTCCTTGAACATTTGCAGCATGATCTGGGAAGTCCCAGAGGACTTGCTGACCTTTGGGGGGTATTGAAGGATGAGGAGTTGGACGGAGATGAGAAGTACTCCCTCATCATGTTCTTTGATCAGGTGTTCGGTCTTGATCTTGCATCTGTTGAGCTGCCGAAAGAAGAATCGTTTCCTCCTAAGGCTCTCGCACTGCTCGAGAAGAGGCTGCAAGCGAAGAAGGAAAAGAACTGGCCGCTTGCTGATTCTCTGCGTTCCGAGCTGGATGCAATGGGCTACCTTGTCAAAGACACCCCAACGGGAAGTTCTTTGGAAAAAAAGATGTAA
- a CDS encoding XdhC/CoxI family protein, with protein sequence MKHTVFEAAAYLSEHKEDFVYATIIKTEGSTSRNQGSMVIDTKGRITGTVGGGELEAYVLSQSLNLISNDESHRHIHFTVQMDDEVSVGVVYLFLLRCTTDVERKAFIDFRRWESYELDHVFGLQLQPSVALLGLCEGGATIGDVHPTFLSYAQEALNKKSTTLVETGSWTCHLSLPVNYHNLLLIGGGHVNQAIAELAHFVGIPTQVVETREDFATEDLFTFSKKREVAPTLAEALNNIETNEYTACIIASHAFGPETTKLLLKRNIAYLGVLGSRHKAKKLLASLTLDQNDLKRLHLSNWTGYRH encoded by the coding sequence ATGAAGCATACCGTATTCGAAGCAGCAGCATACTTGAGTGAACACAAAGAGGACTTTGTATATGCAACCATCATCAAGACTGAAGGATCCACAAGCAGGAACCAAGGATCCATGGTCATCGACACAAAAGGACGGATTACCGGGACTGTCGGTGGAGGAGAACTCGAGGCATATGTACTCAGCCAATCCCTCAACCTGATCAGCAATGATGAGTCACACCGCCATATACACTTCACAGTCCAGATGGATGACGAGGTAAGTGTAGGTGTTGTCTATCTTTTCCTCCTCCGCTGTACCACTGATGTTGAGCGGAAAGCCTTCATCGATTTCAGGCGCTGGGAGTCGTATGAGCTTGACCATGTTTTTGGTCTTCAATTGCAACCCTCAGTGGCTTTGCTCGGACTCTGTGAGGGAGGAGCTACCATTGGGGATGTGCATCCCACATTCCTCAGTTACGCCCAAGAGGCACTCAACAAGAAAAGTACCACCTTGGTGGAAACCGGCTCATGGACCTGTCATCTCAGTCTCCCGGTGAACTACCACAACCTCCTCTTGATCGGTGGAGGGCATGTAAACCAGGCAATCGCGGAACTTGCCCACTTTGTAGGAATCCCCACCCAGGTGGTTGAAACACGAGAAGACTTTGCCACGGAAGATCTCTTTACCTTCTCAAAGAAACGTGAGGTTGCCCCAACCCTTGCTGAAGCACTGAACAATATTGAAACCAATGAGTATACAGCTTGTATTATTGCAAGCCATGCCTTTGGCCCTGAAACCACAAAACTACTCCTTAAGAGGAACATTGCCTACCTTGGGGTGCTGGGCTCCAGGCACAAGGCAAAGAAGTTGCTTGCTTCCCTCACCCTTGACCAGAATGATCTGAAGCGATTGCATCTGTCCAATTGGACTGGATATCGGCACTGA
- a CDS encoding zf-HC2 domain-containing protein yields the protein MCVDDELLNTYLDGELQEPWRTQVQEHLGYCNACRQRLEQLRALHQKVADAVLPDSEISARQDRVLQYFEKTRFSSSNKKMHIFRKKIQVRLVPALITSAAAFVVVFIGAFVLFGNSSQQGQEILPGVASQIDSAHIRQVTEVQQPSLDMFSLEQIVQHLDAMGYAVKLEVKAVTPLE from the coding sequence ATGTGTGTCGATGACGAATTGTTGAATACCTATTTGGATGGCGAATTACAGGAGCCTTGGAGGACCCAGGTCCAGGAACACCTAGGCTATTGCAACGCGTGTCGCCAGAGACTTGAACAGCTTCGCGCCCTTCACCAGAAAGTTGCAGATGCTGTTCTGCCTGATTCAGAAATCTCTGCCCGGCAGGATCGAGTTCTCCAATATTTTGAGAAAACACGTTTTTCCTCCTCCAATAAAAAAATGCATATTTTTCGAAAGAAAATCCAGGTCAGGCTTGTACCTGCCTTGATTACCTCTGCGGCCGCCTTTGTTGTGGTATTCATCGGGGCATTTGTGCTCTTTGGGAACAGCTCCCAGCAGGGACAGGAAATCCTTCCTGGGGTTGCCTCCCAAATTGACAGTGCCCATATCCGGCAAGTGACCGAAGTACAGCAGCCTTCCCTCGATATGTTCAGTTTGGAACAGATTGTCCAGCATCTTGATGCAATGGGGTATGCAGTGAAGCTGGAAGTGAAGGCAGTCACTCCTCTCGAATAG
- a CDS encoding RNA polymerase sigma factor, with the protein MEIQSNDERAFRQVYEQVFPILMRVVYHVTNNQDLAEEICQEAFIRFFDKGMEFATLNDAKYWLIRVSKNLAINQVKRKAREMNMVDKLKKYPSTGANHSDGSQVLMEKETRKLVQEAIDQLPEKFRLVIVMKEYTDMDYKQIAQVLHISESNVKVRVYRARKMLESILSQE; encoded by the coding sequence ATGGAAATACAAAGCAACGATGAGCGAGCCTTTCGGCAAGTATATGAGCAGGTATTCCCGATATTGATGCGTGTGGTTTATCACGTAACCAATAATCAGGACCTTGCAGAGGAGATTTGTCAGGAAGCTTTCATCCGGTTCTTTGACAAAGGCATGGAGTTCGCTACCCTCAATGATGCCAAGTATTGGCTCATCAGGGTTTCGAAGAATCTTGCCATCAACCAAGTGAAGCGGAAAGCCCGCGAGATGAACATGGTGGATAAATTGAAAAAGTATCCATCCACGGGGGCAAATCATTCCGATGGATCTCAGGTATTGATGGAGAAGGAGACCAGGAAACTTGTACAGGAAGCAATTGATCAGCTACCCGAAAAGTTCCGCCTAGTCATTGTGATGAAAGAGTACACCGATATGGACTACAAGCAGATCGCGCAGGTGTTGCATATTTCCGAAAGTAACGTGAAGGTACGAGTCTATCGGGCAAGGAAGATGCTCGAGTCGATTCTCAGCCAGGAGTGA
- a CDS encoding ATP-binding protein, whose protein sequence is MQYKSIRARLALTTFLVLVCSLFGSMWIANRSFATTIRETTYAELSAKAEYLATLSKNSAEPWMAEHFDSYAASTSTRITIINREGVVLFDSDYAAETLNNHLYREEVQAALRNGSASSERRSSTQNLPVLYWAVALEDHPTIAILRVSKTLNQLSGYQKTYQSLFFRGIGVLVLFFLLLTFFVITMITRPLDRLKGLARKYATGDLQARLHLSSPQELAELAHTMEEMAQEIQEKISQVEFGKNQVEAILNSLSEGILLLDRNLNIKVANREAHLLFTDQRDSVLDKNLSQLISSNEVRTLCNATLRDGEERELTIEQYGHLFGHTARIAGKQQVRELRMVTCAVRSSEGFVNSVVLSINDMTELKRLEQIRKDFVANVSHELKTPITSIAGFAEALTETQNPEEISHFSKIISRQANRMRQLVEDLLLLSSLEQEQHKASMSWTTLEQIVGETEEACSYRYEERGSSLHIASDNPDNLLLYVNENLIAQALTNLVINALNYSEAGSKVHLSATVGEDQIVFSVKDHGIGIPKAVQDRIFERFYRVDAARSRSQGGTGLGLSIVKHIVNVHGGKLSLESELGKGSTFTITLPRMGGNLKDLQKRSEELYKKH, encoded by the coding sequence ATGCAATACAAAAGCATTCGTGCACGTTTGGCGTTGACTACCTTTTTGGTTCTGGTGTGTTCACTCTTTGGCAGTATGTGGATTGCAAACCGCTCGTTCGCCACTACCATCAGGGAAACAACCTACGCAGAGCTCTCTGCCAAGGCAGAGTATCTGGCAACCCTCTCCAAGAACTCAGCTGAGCCATGGATGGCGGAACATTTTGACTCGTATGCAGCTTCCACTTCGACCAGGATCACCATCATCAACCGTGAGGGCGTTGTTCTCTTTGACTCTGACTACGCTGCAGAGACGTTGAACAATCACCTCTATCGCGAGGAAGTCCAAGCAGCATTGAGAAACGGGAGTGCTTCCAGTGAACGGCGTAGCAGCACCCAGAACCTTCCCGTCCTCTACTGGGCAGTAGCATTGGAAGACCATCCCACCATTGCCATACTGAGAGTCTCCAAGACGCTCAACCAACTCTCTGGGTACCAGAAGACCTACCAAAGCCTCTTCTTCAGAGGCATTGGTGTTCTAGTGCTCTTTTTCTTGCTCCTTACCTTCTTCGTCATCACGATGATTACCCGCCCACTTGACCGTTTGAAGGGCCTTGCGCGTAAATATGCAACAGGCGACCTCCAAGCAAGACTCCATCTCTCATCCCCCCAGGAACTCGCTGAACTCGCCCATACCATGGAAGAGATGGCCCAAGAGATCCAGGAAAAGATTTCTCAGGTTGAGTTCGGCAAGAACCAAGTGGAAGCCATTCTCAACAGCCTCAGTGAAGGAATTCTTCTCCTCGACCGGAACCTGAACATCAAGGTAGCAAACAGGGAGGCCCACTTGCTCTTCACTGACCAGAGAGACTCGGTCCTTGACAAGAATCTTTCCCAGCTTATCAGTTCCAACGAAGTGCGTACTCTCTGTAATGCCACACTTCGTGATGGAGAGGAGAGGGAACTCACCATCGAACAGTATGGACATCTTTTTGGGCATACTGCACGAATTGCAGGAAAACAACAGGTGCGGGAGCTGAGGATGGTCACCTGTGCTGTCCGATCATCTGAAGGATTCGTCAACTCAGTGGTACTCTCCATAAATGATATGACAGAGTTAAAACGTCTTGAGCAAATCCGCAAGGATTTTGTGGCCAATGTAAGCCACGAACTCAAAACCCCCATTACCTCAATTGCTGGATTTGCGGAAGCACTCACTGAGACGCAGAATCCAGAGGAAATTTCCCACTTCTCAAAGATCATCAGCAGGCAAGCAAACAGAATGAGACAACTTGTTGAGGATTTGTTATTGCTCAGCAGCCTTGAGCAAGAACAGCACAAGGCATCCATGAGCTGGACCACCCTGGAGCAGATTGTAGGAGAAACGGAAGAAGCTTGTTCCTATCGATACGAGGAACGTGGCAGCAGCCTGCACATCGCCTCGGACAATCCAGATAATCTCCTGCTCTATGTCAATGAAAACCTGATTGCCCAGGCTTTGACAAACTTGGTGATCAATGCATTGAATTACTCTGAAGCAGGATCGAAGGTTCATCTCTCGGCAACTGTTGGTGAGGACCAGATTGTCTTCAGCGTCAAGGACCATGGTATTGGAATACCCAAGGCTGTCCAAGACAGGATTTTCGAGCGATTCTACCGGGTTGATGCAGCAAGAAGCAGGAGTCAGGGAGGAACCGGCCTTGGCCTATCCATTGTGAAACATATCGTGAATGTACATGGGGGAAAACTCTCGCTTGAGAGTGAGCTGGGAAAAGGAAGTACCTTTACCATCACACTCCCAAGGATGGGTGGAAACCTGAAGGACCTGCAAAAACGGAGCGAAGAGCTCTACAAAAAACACTAA
- a CDS encoding response regulator, translating to MKSHHIDLIVLDIMMPVLDGLSTIKSVRYQLNNPVPIIVVSARGEESDIITALGARGG from the coding sequence CTGAAGAGTCACCACATTGATCTTATTGTGCTCGATATCATGATGCCTGTCCTCGATGGCCTCTCTACCATCAAGTCTGTTCGCTATCAGCTGAACAACCCGGTACCCATCATTGTGGTCTCAGCTCGAGGGGAAGAGAGTGATATCATTACAGCCCTGGGAGCTCGGGGCGGATGA
- the murB gene encoding UDP-N-acetylmuramate dehydrogenase, producing the protein MPTNVRNSIEKINLDHLLMENLELASHSSIQCGGNAQWAAYPTNFEELRILINHAKDNNLPLSILGGATNTLISDKGVEGLVILTGHLARRHVQGEMFCVRSGCPLDKAISQAIEDGLEGLEMLGGIPGTVGGAIYGNSGANGVQIGDLLYYVDYMTLDGKLHRMQIHQDEFSYRHSPFTGRDDLIIYEAGFRLKPTTQTSEVRKRKDTVKKHRKHKGLYDYPSLGSIFKNPEGKKAAALIDACNLKGHTIGGASVSPTHANIIINRERTATSEDVRALIEYIRATVQSEFHITLQEEIHYLGRW; encoded by the coding sequence ATGCCTACCAATGTACGCAATAGTATTGAAAAAATCAACCTTGACCACCTGCTCATGGAGAATCTGGAACTCGCTTCACACAGTAGTATTCAGTGTGGGGGAAATGCCCAATGGGCTGCCTATCCCACCAATTTCGAGGAACTGAGAATCCTGATAAACCATGCAAAGGACAACAATCTTCCCCTCTCAATTCTTGGGGGAGCAACCAATACCTTGATCAGTGACAAGGGTGTTGAAGGACTCGTTATCCTCACTGGCCACCTTGCCCGCAGGCATGTACAAGGGGAGATGTTTTGTGTCCGCTCAGGTTGTCCTCTGGACAAAGCCATCTCACAGGCAATTGAAGACGGACTGGAAGGGCTGGAAATGCTCGGTGGTATCCCTGGCACAGTGGGGGGGGCTATCTATGGAAACAGCGGGGCAAACGGTGTACAGATAGGGGATCTGCTCTACTATGTCGACTATATGACCTTGGATGGGAAACTTCATAGGATGCAAATCCACCAGGATGAGTTCTCCTATCGCCACTCCCCTTTTACCGGCAGGGATGATTTGATCATCTATGAAGCAGGATTCCGATTAAAGCCTACCACACAAACCAGTGAGGTGAGAAAACGCAAGGACACGGTTAAAAAGCATCGTAAGCATAAGGGTCTGTATGACTATCCAAGTCTTGGGTCAATATTCAAGAACCCAGAAGGCAAGAAAGCTGCTGCCCTCATTGATGCCTGCAATCTCAAGGGTCATACCATCGGGGGAGCCAGCGTATCCCCAACCCATGCAAACATCATCATCAATCGTGAGAGAACTGCCACCAGTGAAGATGTACGAGCCTTGATCGAGTACATCAGAGCCACTGTACAGAGTGAGTTCCATATCACCTTGCAAGAAGAGATCCACTATCTTGGCCGATGGTAA
- a CDS encoding XdhC/CoxI family protein, which translates to MDRKHYYSQLLSALKYDIVERRTILQGPFTGDEAILQNKKVIASLERGEHDWDDPSLLRERLSSDVHLVIFGGGHIALDLYHLAIDLALRVTIVDDRPEFCNQERFPQATCLCAPFEEVLERPQRWIRPYFIITTRGHAFDRLCLEKTLRLPHSYIGMIGSKKKVANTFDALRDANYSEAELASVKAPIGLDIGAVTSSEIALSILAQVISEYRKKEQAVRLDEQLLARQATGEPHILVRVVEKHGSAPCEVGFQLALFVDRTLMGTVGGGEIEARAIKEAQKMLLDGQMQDHTVRYDLSNERAGSIGMICGGVATLLFQRR; encoded by the coding sequence ATGGATAGGAAACACTACTACTCACAACTACTCAGTGCATTGAAATATGATATCGTAGAGAGAAGGACTATCCTGCAGGGTCCCTTCACAGGGGATGAGGCGATCCTGCAGAACAAGAAAGTCATCGCCAGCTTAGAGAGAGGCGAGCATGACTGGGATGATCCCAGTCTTCTCAGGGAGCGTCTTTCCAGCGATGTGCATCTGGTCATCTTTGGCGGTGGTCATATTGCCCTCGACCTCTACCATCTTGCGATTGATCTTGCCTTACGGGTCACAATTGTCGATGATCGCCCAGAATTCTGTAATCAAGAACGATTTCCTCAGGCTACCTGTCTCTGTGCTCCGTTTGAAGAGGTTCTGGAAAGGCCTCAACGGTGGATCAGACCGTACTTCATCATCACCACCAGAGGGCATGCCTTTGACAGGCTCTGCCTGGAGAAAACACTACGCCTACCCCACTCCTACATCGGCATGATCGGCAGCAAGAAAAAGGTTGCAAACACCTTTGATGCACTACGCGATGCAAATTACAGTGAAGCAGAACTTGCTTCTGTGAAAGCTCCCATTGGGCTTGATATCGGGGCAGTGACTTCCTCGGAGATTGCCCTCTCCATTCTTGCGCAGGTCATCAGCGAATACCGCAAGAAAGAACAAGCGGTCAGGCTGGACGAACAATTGCTTGCCCGTCAGGCAACCGGCGAACCTCATATTCTCGTCCGTGTAGTGGAAAAACATGGATCAGCTCCGTGTGAAGTCGGTTTCCAACTAGCCCTGTTTGTTGACAGGACCCTAATGGGGACAGTGGGTGGTGGAGAGATTGAGGCAAGGGCGATCAAAGAGGCACAGAAGATGCTCCTGGATGGGCAAATGCAAGACCATACGGTGCGCTACGATTTGAGCAATGAACGTGCCGGCAGTATTGGGATGATCTGCGGAGGTGTGGCAACCCTGCTGTTTCAGCGCAGGTGA
- a CDS encoding peptidoglycan bridge formation glycyltransferase FemA/FemB family protein has translation MNLTVQEKNPAGLYDTPLLHQSYFWSQVKESQGYHTKAFDIKTPLSELNGKPGSSYILDDILVQLIPVNRYQSIGYVPYGPVLNPDEERMGPFLEELSMNLKEKLPSHCLLLRYDLPWQSIWEEDDVSLSLQNLRLNWGTNNKQLRKAVSNQLPSDTMFVNLLGSEEQILSRMHHKTRYNIRLAQRKGVEVRQVGRDHLDTFYSLYEETCERNRITLHDRSYFDALYSAEDEGAEIVLLMAFFDGQPLSAMFLSRSARRATYLYGASSSKMRNSMSTYALQWHAILLAKRWGCTEYDLFGVSPTGGINHPMSGLYTFKKGFGGTTFHRMGCWDFAYDEEQASQLFAYEMVGEGYHLR, from the coding sequence ATGAATCTCACGGTGCAGGAAAAAAATCCTGCTGGTCTCTATGATACCCCTCTGCTGCATCAATCGTATTTCTGGTCTCAAGTGAAGGAGAGCCAAGGATACCACACCAAAGCATTTGACATAAAAACACCACTTTCTGAACTTAATGGGAAACCTGGCTCCTCCTATATCCTGGATGACATCCTTGTCCAGTTGATACCGGTTAATCGGTACCAAAGCATCGGTTATGTACCCTATGGACCGGTTTTGAATCCTGATGAAGAGAGGATGGGTCCCTTCCTGGAAGAGCTTTCGATGAACTTAAAAGAGAAGCTACCTTCCCATTGTCTTCTGCTTCGCTATGACCTTCCTTGGCAATCGATCTGGGAAGAGGATGATGTTTCTCTCTCCCTGCAGAATCTTAGACTCAACTGGGGGACAAACAACAAGCAACTAAGAAAAGCAGTCTCGAACCAGCTTCCCAGTGATACCATGTTCGTGAATCTGCTGGGGAGTGAAGAGCAAATTCTCTCTCGCATGCATCACAAAACCCGTTACAATATTCGTCTTGCGCAAAGAAAGGGAGTAGAAGTCCGCCAGGTTGGGAGAGATCACCTGGATACCTTCTACTCACTGTATGAGGAGACCTGTGAGAGAAACCGGATAACCTTGCACGATCGCTCATATTTTGATGCACTGTACAGCGCTGAAGATGAGGGAGCTGAAATTGTACTCCTGATGGCTTTCTTTGATGGACAGCCTCTCAGTGCCATGTTCCTCAGTCGTTCAGCGCGCCGGGCAACCTATCTCTATGGAGCCTCTTCCTCCAAGATGAGGAACTCCATGAGTACCTACGCCCTGCAGTGGCATGCGATTCTGTTGGCGAAGAGATGGGGATGCACTGAGTATGACCTCTTCGGAGTCTCTCCTACGGGCGGAATAAACCACCCGATGAGTGGCCTCTATACCTTCAAGAAAGGGTTTGGCGGCACCACCTTCCATAGGATGGGTTGCTGGGACTTTGCCTATGATGAGGAACAAGCCTCGCAGTTATTTGCCTATGAGATGGTAGGGGAAGGGTATCACCTGCGCTGA